GGGTCGAGCAGGCGCCAGGGCGGACCGGAGGCGTGACGGGTTCCGACAAGCGGAACGAAACCACACCATGCGCCTCGAGGCGCTCGATCGCCCTCGCCCCACGCCGGCGGCAACAGGTAGGCCTCAGGCAGGTGCGCGCGGACCGACGGCGCGAGCTGGTCACGCCGCAGCGCCATCAGCAGCACCGCAGCCCGCCGTCGAAGCGGAACCACCTGCCGCCCGTCACGGCGCACTCCTGTTCGCTGGCGCCGACGCCCCCCAGGGGAAATCGACGAAGTGCGCACGCTGTCGGTCAGCGCGAAATCGAGTGCCAGCGGCGTCGCGCGGAATTCCGGCCCGGCCGTGCCAGGCGTCGGCCGCGGCCACCGCCGCCCGCAGCGAGTTCGCCTCGCCCGACAGCCAGCCAGCGAATGCCGCAGCAACCGCCCGACCACCTCGACCCGGGTGGCGTAGTCCTTCAGCATGTGGGCCTCGACCAGCAGGCCGGGGCAGTTCTGCAGCGCGACGCCAACCCTGGCTGGCGAACCGCGGCGTGGCGGCCGAGGTGACCAGGCCGCTGGTGGGGTCGGCCCAGTCCTTCAGCATCACGTACGGGAAGATGGGCCAGCCCTGCGCCCGCCAGTGCGCCTTTCAGGTCCTGTTCGTAGCGAAGAGGTCCAGGCGGTCAGGCCCGCTTCCAGGTTTCCGTGCGTCTCCAGGCTGTACGTGAGGGCGTACTGGTAATCGGCGCGCCGTCGGTCGAGTGCACGTCGATAAAGAAATCCGGCAGCCAGGCCCGCCACAGGGCCAGATAAGCACTTATCGACAGTATCCGCCTTCAGGTAGTCGCGGTTGAGGTTCAGGTTCGCGGCGTTGACCCCGCCAGCCCATCTCTTCAGGCCCGTTCTGGTTGATGCGCCCCGAGGCCGAGAAGCGCTCGTGGCCGTCGACGTTGAAAGATGGGGATGAACAACAGCGTCACGTGCTCCAGGCAACCGGTCGGCGAGCGCCGGGTCCGCGGCGAGATCGCGCAGCAACAACATGCCCGCATCCTTGCCGCAGGATTCCCCGGCATGGATGCAGGCCTCCCACCAACACCACGAGATGCTCCTCGCCGCGATCGGCAAGTTGCGCAGCCGTGAGCCGCGCGGCCGCGCCGGTCGGCCACGACCAGGGGCGGCTGGCGACCTTCCGGGACTGGTCCCGAACTCGACCGACAGCAGCGGCGATGCTGCATCGAGTGCGCGCAACCAGGACATCGTCTCGTCATAGCGAGGCGTGCGACGGCCGTCGGAAATCTCGAAGGGCGGCAGGTAGCGGCCCGTGGGCTTCACCGGCAGCGACTGCCGGCTGCAGCGCGCCGATGAACGTCGTCAAAACGATCGCCATCGCGGACGCCGCGAATAGGCCGGAACGAGTGTCGGGTACGGACCATCGCGCGCGCTCCGGGAACGCATGAATCGGGGACTGACGCCGCCCACAGGTGCGGCATCATCAGGCACGGACGGCACCATACCGTGGACGGCGGACTGTCCGCCCTCCAAAAAATGTTGATCGGCCACGGACCCGGTCATCTTTCCCGGCGGCGCGTGCGTCAGGTGCGGGCGATTACCCGGAAGCGCCCTGTCAAATAACCTGTTGACGGGGTTCCGGCGATCGCAAATGCGCCCGGGCACAAGTCGTGCTCGAATGCATGGACTCCGAGCGTTCCGGGTAGAGCGGTCCCGCCTTCGGGGTCGCGACACAACCGGCGCGAGGCAGATGCAGTCGAAAGCTCGAATCGGAAACGATCCCTGAGCCCTGTGGAGACACAGCGGCTGAAGGATCATTCTGCGTGATCGGGCCGGAACCAGCACCGAGACAGCACCGCACGGCTGGAACTACGGAGAGTTCCCGCCACAGGGTGGCCAACATATTGTCCGGGCCGGCATTGGGACGGCTGGGCGATTGTCGACAATCCCGTTTGGTCGGGGTTGATCGATTTCGGGGCCTCGCTGCCCGGAAGTATCCCAGTGGAATCAAGGAGGTCAAGTTGTTCAAGAAGATGCCGCTTACCCTGTCGGTCCTGACGCTGCTCACGGCCGGCGCCGCTTTCGCCGGTGACGCCAACTGGAACTTTTACGGCGTCGCCCACGCCTCGCTGAATTCGCTGAGCAACGGCGAAGACAGCCAGCTGGGCCTGACCAGCAACACCTCGCGCTTCGGCTTCAAGGGCACCACGCCGATGAACGAAGACTTCACGGCGTTCTGGCAGTTCGAGTCGCTCCTGGACATCGAAGGCAACGATGGTAACGGGACCGAGATCGGCACCCGTAACACGTTCCTCGGCATGAAGCACGCGACGGCCGGCAAGATCGTGTTCGGTCGCCATGACACCCCGTTCAAGACCCTGGGCCGCAAGGTCGAGATGTTCCCCGACCAGCTGGGCGACTTCCGCTCGGTGACCGATGGCTGGGACCGCCGCCTGACCGAGATCGTCGCCTACGTCTCCCCGGACTGGGACGGCTTCTCGATCTTCGCCGCGTACCAGTTCGACCAGGTCGACGCGCTCGAAGTCACGAAGGCCGATTGGGAAGCCGAGACCGCGATGAGCGCGATGGCTGCCTACTCGACCGAGCAGTTCATGATCGGCGCTGCCTACGAGGCCGCCTCGTCGGGCTACGGCGAGACCAATGGCGACGAGGTCGGCGACGGCCCGAAGGCCATCCGCCTGGCCGGCAAGTACATGGCTGAGCAGTTCGACATCGGCGCCCTGTTCCAGAGCGCGACCTACCAGTACGCTGTCGCCGACGACTACCGACGACTGGAAGAGCCAGACGATGGGTGTCGGCGCTGCCTTCCATCTGAACCCGAAGTGGACCATCAAGGGCCAGATGTACATGTTCAACACGTACACCGACGCTGAGGACGATGAAGACACGGACGAGGTCGACGAGAGCGACGCCACCGCGACGCAGCTGGCCTTCGGCATCGACCGCATCTTCACCGAGAACGTCCTGGCTTACGTCCAGTTTGCGACCATGAGCCATCACCTGGTAAGCTGATCGCGCACCAGACTGCTGGTGATGAAAGCCCCGGGCCTCGGCCCGGGGCTTTTTTTGGGGGCCGCCGCGTGTCGGCAGAGCGCCGGCGATGCCGGGCGGGGCGGGAAATGACCCTTGACATCAGTAATCATTCCGATTAAATAGGGCACATGCTCACGGGCGGTCGGCGCCAGGCGCCACCCCCGACAATCCACCCACGGAGGCTGCGCCTGTCCATGTCCGCCCACACCCGCCGCATGGACGCCCCAGCGCGCGGAAATCCTTGCGGAACTGCAGGCGGCGCACGACCATCCGACGGCTGCTGAACTCTACGAGCGCCTGCGGCCCCGCCTGCCGCGCCTGAGCCTTGGCACCGTGTCGCCCCCCCGGCGACGGGCCATCGATGTTCGACGATGTTCCGACAATGTTCACCAGGCGCCCGCAGGCGCCGTCACTCGCAGGACGCAACAAGGAGAATGAAGATGGACGACATGGACTTCGATTTCATCCCCGTGCCGCTGGTCGCCAGCGAAGCCCCGACTTCACCGCCACCGCCGTGATGCCGGACAACAGCTTCAACAAGGAATTCAAGCTGGCGGACTACCGCGGCAAGTACGTCGTGATGTTCTTCTACCCGCTGGACTTCACCTTCGTGTGCCCGTCCGAGATCATCGCCTTCGACAAGGCCCTTGCCGAGTTCAAGAAGCGGAACTGCGAAGTCATCGGCGTCAGCACCGACAGCCACTTCAGCCACTGGGCGTGGAAGAACACGAAACCCGAGAACGGCGGCATCGGCAACATCCAGTTCCCGCTGGTGGCCGACTTCAGAAGACGATCAGCCAGGACTACGGCCTGCTGCTCGAGGCGGCATGGCCCTGCGCGGCACGTTCCTGATCGACAAGAACGGCATGGTGCAGCACAGCACCGTGAACAATCTGGGCCTGGGCCGCAACGTGGACGAGATGGTGCGCCTGGTCGATGCGCTGCAGCACCTCGAGGAGAACGGGGAAGTCTGCCCCGCGAACTGGAAGAAGGGCGACGAGGCCATGAAGCCGACGGCGGCGGGCGTGGCCTCTTACCTGAAGAAGCACAGCTAAGCGACGGGCGATTCTCTCGTCCGGTGGAAAACAACGAGCCCGCGATGTCCTCGCCCTTCGGGCTGCGGATTTCGCGGGCTCTTGCTTCCACCGAACGAGAGACCCGGTCGCCAGTAGTGTAAGAAAATCAAGTACCGCAGGTCTCTCCGCCGCGCCGAGGCCGAAGGCCGATGGCCCCCCCCTCCGTGGTTCGTGTGGTGTGCGGAGCGGACGGGTGCAGGTTGCGTCAGAAACGATGCCCGGTGCGCAATCCGCAGCCCGAAGGGCGAGGACAGCGCACCGGGCTTTGTTTCTGACGCAACCCAGCGGCCCCTCGGCACTCCAGCGGACCGCATCGATGGTGTAGGAAACATTCCCCTTCTTGTACTGGTCGGCCACAAGCGGCACGAAATCGCCGGGCCGCGGCACCGGCGGCGGCAGCAGCAACTCCACCTCGGTGCTGTCGGGTGTCGCCACGAGGACGCGCGCCAGCGACTCGCCCTGCGCGCTCTTGGCGACGTCTTCGCCCTTCACCTCGAGGCACAGGCCCAGCATGTTGACCCGCGCCACCACCGGGTTGCGCAGCGTCGACAATGCGGCGAGCGTCGCGACGACCACGACGGCCACAGCCACGCCGACAATCAGACGCCGCGAACGCTTCCGCGCCGACGGCAGTCCGTCCAGGTAACTGAGTTTATCCGCGTCGCCTCGTGCTCCACCCCTACCTCAAGGCTGCTCCGCCGTCACGAAGGAATAGCGGCTTTTCGGCATGTGCGTGGCGTCCGGTGAAATGAAGAATTCCGGGCAATCCGCAGCCCGAAGGGCGAGGACAGCCAGGATTCTTCTTTCACCAGACCCCAGAAACGGCGCCAACAGGCCGCTATTCATGGTGACCGCAGCCTTCTCGATGATGGCTGCATAGACGTACCCGGCCCCGACATCCTTGTCGATGGCCAGCACGCCCTCGGCCACGATGACATCGCCGACGGCGACGATCTCGCTGGTCGTGACCGTGAGGTCGACCGTGGCGCCCTCGCCCGAACCGTCCTGGATGTGGATCCAGTTGGTGCCCATGATGTTGGGCGTGAACTTGACCACGCGGCCACGCACCTTGACGGACTTGCCGCCCAGCTCGGCGCCCTTGGCGTAGATCTCGCCCACCTGGTAGCCGCCGGCCACCTTGGCAACACCGGACACATGCTGGTCGTCGAGGGCCAGCTTGGTGCCGCCGGCCGGGCCGCTGCCCATTCCGCCAGGCATATTGCCGCCAGGCATATTGCCGCCAGGCATATTGCCGCCAGGCATAGTGCCGCCGCCCATCTCTGGCCACCGGCCGCGCCCATGCCGCCGGGCGCCGCCGCCCATGCCGGGGTGGCCCTGCGGCATCGCCCCGCCCAGGGCTCGTGCCGGCCTTCCAGATGGCCGTGGTGAAATAGATCTCGGGGAAGACGCGGTCGAGCGTCGCGCTGCGGAAGTCGACCATCATCTGGCCCTGGGGGATCGTGACCTTGTCACCGACCGCGATGGGCGTCTGCGTGCTGGCGCACCAGAGCTTCTCGGTGCCGGTGTCCAGCAGCACGTAGGTGTAGCCGCCCGAGTCCATGGTCTCGGCGACGGTGCCCTGCCAGGTGCCGGGCATGGCGGCCGGCTGGGCCGCCGGCGTGGCACTCGCAGCGGGCGTATTGCTGGCCGTGGCCTGGGCGTTGCCGCCCACCTTGTCGCCGCAACCGGTCAGGGCGACGGCCAGCACGATCACGAACAACGGCGAAATGAAGGGCAGCTTCTTCAAGGAAGTCTCCTCGGTTCGGAGCAAGCGCACAGCCGGGGCGCAGGCGTCGGTCAGGCCCTCCCGGACCGCCCGAAAATAAGCCACCAAACCCGTGGGGGCAAACGGCGCGAAGGCCTCCCCCCGGGAAGGTCGTTTCCGGCCGGCGGCCTCAGGCCGGGCGCCCCAGGCGCCGGAACATCTCCAGCTTGTAGGCCTCCACGCCGGGCTGGTCGAACGGGTTCAGGCCCAGGAGCAGGCCCCCGATGCCGACCGCCTTCTCGAACATGTACAGCAGGGCCCCGACGGTACGCGGGTTGACCTCGTCCACGGCCAGGGCCTGGCAGGGAACGCCGCCCTGGATGTGGGCCTGGCGCGTGGCCTCGAAGGCGATCCAGTTGATGTCGTCGAACGAACGGCCCGCCAGGTAGCCGAGCCCGTCGGCGTCGGCGCCGGGATCGGCCGGCACCACCAGGCCGGGCACGGCGCGGCGGGCGCAGAGGAACGTCTCCTGCAGGTTGCGGCGGCCGTCCTGCAGGTACTGGCCGAGGCTGTGCAGGTCGGTCGTGAAGACGGTCGAAGCGGGGAAGATGCCCTGTCCCTGCTTGCCCTCGCTCTCGCCGAAGAGCTGCTTCCACCATTCCTGCAGGTTGTGCAGGCCGCTGTGGAACGAGCTCATGACCTCGGTGGTGAAGCCCTGCGTGTAAAGTTGGTAGCGCGCGGCCGCATAGAGGTGGGCCGGGTTGTCGAACAGCCCCTCGTTGTCACATGCCTGCTGCATGGCGCGCGCGCCTTCGACCAGCCCGCGCACATCCACGCCCGCCATCGCCAGGGGAACCAGGCCCACGGGCGTGAGCACCGAGAAGCGACCGCCCACATCGTCGGTACCACGAACGTCTCCCAGCCCTCGGCGTCGGCCAGCTGGCGCAAGCGCGCCCTTGCGGGCGTCGGTGACGGCGGTGATGCGCGCGGCAGCGCCCTTGTCGCCGTAGCGCCGGCGCAGCAGGCCGCGCAGCACGCGGAAGGCCACCGCGGGCTCCACGGTGGTGCCCGACTTGGAGATCACACAGACCCGGAAGTCGCGGTCCTCGACCGTCCGCAGCACGCGGTCCAGCGACGCGGAGCACAGGCCCGTGCCGGCAAACAGCAGCGACACGCCGGCGCCGGGCGCCGACGGCAGCGCATCGAGCACCGCGCGCGCGCCCAGGTACGAGCCGCCGATACCCACGAACACCACGGCCTGCGAGTCGGCCTTCGCGCGCGCGGCAGCAGTGGCGCACGC
The window above is part of the bacterium genome. Proteins encoded here:
- a CDS encoding porin, which translates into the protein MFKKMPLTLSVLTLLTAGAAFAGDANWNFYGVAHASLNSLSNGEDSQLGLTSNTSRFGFKGTTPMNEDFTAFWQFESLLDIEGNDGNGTEIGTRNTFLGMKHATAGKIVFGRHDTPFKTLGRKVEMFPDQLGDFRSVTDGWDRRLTEIVAYVSPDWDGFSIFAAYQFDQVDALEVTKADWEAETAMSAMAAYSTEQFMIGAAYEAASSGYGETNGDEVGDGPKAIRLAGKYMAEQFDIGALFQSATYQYAVADDYRRLEEPDDGCRRCLPSEPEVDHQGPDVHVQHVHRR
- a CDS encoding glucose-6-phosphate isomerase, with translation MLEAAGVSLDLAGTESFLATSQLEALAPRVAAAARGLAQGTCAGHEFLGWLDLPSRIDEASLAACATAAARAKADSQAVVFVGIGGSYLGARAVLDALPSAPGAGVSLLFAGTGLCSASLDRVLRTVEDRDFRVCVISKSGTTVEPAVAFRVLRGLLRRRYGDKGAAARITAVTDARKGALAPAGRRRGLGDVRGTDDVGGRFSVLTPVGLVPLAMAGVDVRGLVEGARAMQQACDNEGLFDNPAHLYAAARYQLYTQGFTTEVMSSFHSGLHNLQEWWKQLFGESEGKQGQGIFPASTVFTTDLHSLGQYLQDGRRNLQETFLCARRAVPGLVVPADPGADADGLGYLAGRSFDDINWIAFEATRQAHIQGGVPCQALAVDEVNPRTVGALLYMFEKAVGIGGLLLGLNPFDQPGVEAYKLEMFRRLGRPA